From one Brachypodium distachyon strain Bd21 chromosome 4, Brachypodium_distachyon_v3.0, whole genome shotgun sequence genomic stretch:
- the LOC100845340 gene encoding bZIP transcription factor TRAB1, which produces MLTEDRWGGTEGIMEFKTGGSSSEHRPSVGGSTPLARQGSVYSLTFEEFQSTLGGGGLGKDFSSMNMDELLRSIWTTEERQAMASASASASASAAGAGAGTPPTSLQRQGSLTLPRTLSAKTVDEVWRNLVRDDPLAIGADGGEPQPHRQATLGEMTLEEFLVKAGVVREIPNAPPHPVPVAPKNTAFYRNFPGANDAGAAMLGFPPSGMGDLALCNGLVPRAVGVGGNAGAVQTAANQLDSDSKGSEDLSSPSEPMPYSFDGIVRGRRAGGGVEKVVERRQRRMIKNRESAARSRARKQAYTMELEAEVQKLKELNQKLEREQAEIMEMQKNEDVPEMKDQFGRKKRQCLRRTLTGPW; this is translated from the exons ATGCTGACGGAGGACAGGTGGGGAGGGACAGAGGGGATCATGGAGTTCAAGACTGGCGGGTCGTCGTCGGAGCACAGGCCGTCGGTGGGGGGGTCGACGCCGCTGGCGAGGCAGGGGTCGGTCTACTCGTTGACGTTCGAGGAGTTCCAGAGCacgctcggcggcggcggcctcgggaaGGATTTCAGCTCCATGAACATGGACGAGCTGCTCCGGAGCATCTGGACCACCGAGGAGAGGCAGGCCatggcctccgcctccgcctccgcctcagcctccgccgcgggcgcgggcgcgggcacgCCGCCGACTTCGCTGCAGCGCCAGGGCTCGCTCACCCTGCCCCGCACGCTCAGCGCCAAGACGGTCGATGAGGTGTGGCGCAACCTCGTGCGCGATGACCCGCTTGCGATTGGAGCGGATGGTGGCGAGCCGCAGCCCCATCGGCAGGCGACGCTCGGGGAGATGACCCTGGAGGAATTCCTGGTCAAAGCCGGCGTGGTGCGAGAGATTCCCAACGCTCCGCCGCACCCGGTACCCGTTGCCCCTAAAAACACTGCCTTCTACAGGAACTTCCCGGGTGCCAACGACGCCGGTGCGGCGATGCTGGGGTTCCCGCCGAGCGGCATGGGAGATCTGGCCTTGTGCAATGGACTCGTGCCGAGGGCAGTGGGGGTGGGAGGCAACGCCGGGGCTGTGCAAACTGCGGCTAACCAGCTTGATTCTGACAGCAAGGGGAGCGAGGATCTCTCATCTCCGTCGGAACCAATGCCGTACTCGTTTGATGGAATTGTGAGGGGGAGAAGGGCTGGTGGCGGCGTGGAGAAGGTGGTGGaaaggaggcagaggaggatgATCAAGAACAGGGAGTCCGCTGCAAGGTCCCGTGCCCGCAAGCAG GCTTATACGATGGAATTGGAAGCTGAAGTTCAGAAACTCAAGGAGCTTAACCAGAAACTGGAGAGGGAACAG GCAGAGATTATGGAAATGCAGAAAAACGAG GATGTACCCGAAATGAAGGATCAATTTGGACGGAAGAAGCGACAGTGCCTGCGAAGAACATTGACTGGTCCTTGGTAA
- the LOC100828423 gene encoding putative cyclin-dependent kinase F-2, whose translation MATSGWSSTPRRAEALDDDVAAASPPAARKKQSGAICSRFHRLDVIGSGAFGVVYRARDSRTGEIVALKCLRANANYDDDDSGHHVSAFASEVSALEACSGHPSIVQPRASGRLGGGERFLAMEFVGPTLRHVMKRDRFGRRHTELEVRLIMRQLLAGARRMDRLGLMHRDLKPENVLVDGRGSLKICDLGLSCSVADGPPYANPIGTPGYRAPELLLGSTDYDGRVDSWALGVMMAELLAGKHPFLGRSDTEHLSEILDLLGTKDIKEWSGYDDGRRLPGGSQSDSFLRYKFPSPTESRTTRGPPVLSEAGFEVLSGLLRCNPDKRLTAGRALQHRWFKETNPTRE comes from the coding sequence ATGGCTACGAGCGGCTGGTCTTCGACGCCCCGACGCGCCGAAGCCCTAgacgacgacgtcgccgccgcttcACCACCGGCGGCGCGCAAGAAGCAAAGCGGTGCAATCTGCAGCCGCTTCCACAGGCTGGACGTGATCGGCTCGGGAGCCTTCGGCGTCGTGTACCGGGCGCGCGACAGCCGCACCGGCGAGATCGTGGCGCTGAAGTGCCTCCGCGCCAACGCCAActatgacgacgacgacagcggCCACCACGTCTCCGCCTTCGCCAGCGAGGTCAGCGCTCTAGAAGCATGCAGCGGCCACCCGTCCATCGTGCAGCCGcgcgcctccggccgcctcggcggcggcgagcgcttCCTCGCCATGGAGTTCGTGGGGCCGACCCTGCGGCACGTGATGAAGCGCGACCGCTTCGGGAGACGGCACACCGAGCTGGAGGTCCGCCTCATCATGCGGcagctcctcgccggcgcgcgcAGGATGGACCGGCTCGGCCTGATGCACCGGGACCTCAAGCCGGAGAACGTGCTCGTGGACGGCCGCGGGAGCCTCAAGATCTGCGACCTGGGCCTGTCGTGCAGCGTGGCCGACGGGCCGCCCTACGCCAATCCCATCGGCACACCGGGGTACCGCGCGCCGGAGCTCCTGCTCGGGTCGACGGACTACGACGGGCGCGTCGACTCGTGGGCTCTCGGCGTCATGATGGCCGAGCTCCTGGCAGGCAAGCACCCTTTCCTCGGGAGGTCGGACACGGAGCATCTCAGCGAGATCTTGGACCTTCTTGGCACGAAAGACATCAAGGAGTGGTCGGGATACGACGACGGGCGGCGGCTTCCCGGAGGGTCTCAGTCAGATAGCTTTCTGCGCTACAAGTTCCCTTCTCCGACCGAGTCCAGGACGACCAGAGGCCCGCCGGTGCTGTCGGAGGCTGGATTCGAGGTCTTGAGCGGCCTTCTGAGGTGCAACCCGGACAAGAGGCTCACGGCGGGGCGCGCGCTCCAGCATCGGTGGTTCAAGGAGACCAACCCTACCAGGGAGTAG
- the LOC100829031 gene encoding uncharacterized protein LOC100829031: MVDVDHRMAGLGPAAHAAALRRLSTRAAAGPASASASTPRHGLYSFHGVASSVLSHLRSSGVAILPGLSDAEFARAEAEFGFTFPPDLRAVLALGLPSGPGFPDWRGRSGLRAAFDLPVAAASLQIARGALWPRCWGPRPADTDRARRLARSAIRRAPLLVPLFDRCYLPCRPCLAGNPVFFVTDDRVLCCGLDVVHFFTRESSFQPMAEISISSPLAKTHSSGTSSTTPCTRRSLDAVQAPRWIEFWSDASSDRRRRDSSSSEASTASSSSSSSSAGCPSPPRRSTPRWVDSYLDKLGSVLKEGGWRDREVDEMVEVTASGMFDGEETTPASDAEAVLDALLLKTDRCSDSLRRAGWSSEDVSDALGLDFRRGKKPLRSAVRVPPEIAAKVQRLAQAVARS; the protein is encoded by the coding sequence ATGGTGGATGTGGACCACCGGATGGCGGGGCTCGGCCCGGCGGCGCACGCGGCCGCCCTGCGCCGCCTGTCCACGCGCGCCGCAGCTGGCcccgcgtcggcgtcggcgtcgacaCCGCGCCACGGGCTCTACTCCTTCCACGGCGTAGCCTCCTCCGTGCTCTCCCACCTCCGTTCCTCCGGAGTGGCCATCCTCCCGGGCCTCTCCGACGCGGAGTTCGCCCGTGCCGAGGCTGAGTTTGGATTCACTTTCCCGCCGGACCTCCGGGCCGTGCTGGCGCTCGGGCTCCCCTCGGGCCCAGGGTTCCCGGActggcgcgggcgctcggGGCTTCGCGCGGCGTTCGACCTCCCCGTCGCGGCGGCGTCCCTTCAGATCGCGCGGGGCGCGCTCTGGCCGCGCTGCTGGGGACCCCGGCCAGCGGACACCGACCGCGCGAGGCGGCTCGCTCGCTCCGCGATCCGGCGCGCGCCGCTCCTTGTGCCGCTGTTCGACCGGTGCTACCTGCCCTGCCGCCCCTGCCTCGCCGGGAACCCGGTCTTCTTCGTCACCGATGACCGCGTCTTATGCTGCGGCCTCGACGTCGTTCACTTCTTCACCCGCGAGTCCTCCTTCCAGCCGATGGCAGagatctccatctcctccccgTTGGCCAAGACGCACTCTTCCGGCACGAGCAGTACTACGCCGTGCACGCGCCGCAGCCTCGACGCCGTCCAGGCCCCGCGCTGGATCGAGTTCTGGAGCGACGCATCatccgaccgccgccgccgcgactcGTCGTCCTCCGAAGCCTCCACCGCGTCgtcatcctcttcctcctcgtcagcCGGTTGCCCCTCGCCGCCTCGGCGGTCGACCCCGCGCTGGGTCGACAGCTACCTCGACAAGCTCGGATCGGTGCTCAAGGAAGGCGGCTGGAGGGACAGGGAAGTTGATGAGATGGTCGAGGTGACCGCCTCGGGAATGTTCGACGGGGAGGAGACGACGCCGGCTTCTGACGCGGAGGCTGTGCTCGACGCACTGCTGCTGAAAACGGACCGGTGCTCGGACTCGCTCAGGCGAGCCGGATGGAGCTCCGAGGACGTGTCAGACGCGCTCGGGCTTGATTTCCGGCGGGGCAAGAAGCCGCTTCGATCTGCCGTGCGAGTACCGCCAGAGATAGCTGCCAAGGTCCAGCGCCTCGCTCAAGCGGTGGCGAGGTCGTGA